The Desulfovermiculus halophilus DSM 18834 genome includes the window CCTATGCCAAACGCAGGCTGAAGGAGAATCCGGATATAGCCAGGCACGCCCTGATGCAGATGCTGGGCATGAAGTCCACTGCATAATTCCACCCAGGCCGATGTGCCCGGCTCATCAGCCGGGCACACCCAACATAAACCTCAGGACAGTGCGAAGGAGGTTCGTGCGATGGAAGATGCAACTCTTAGTGCGGCAACCTGGTTCTGGCTCATGGTGCCCATGCCCCTGGTCGTGGTCTTGTCCTTGGTCAACCTGCTGATCAAAAAAGGGAGGGATGAGTAATTATGGATGCACCGACCTTTACCGCCTTTATTGTCTATCTCGCGGTGTTGATGAGCATAGGAATCTTTTTCTATCTGCGGACCAGAAACCTTTCAGACTATATCCTGGGAGGCCGGGGGCTCAATCCTTGGGTGGCGGCCCTGAGCGCCGGGGCTTCGGACATGAGCGGGTGGCTTCTGCTGGGTCTGCCCGGAGCAATGTACGCCGGGGGAATGAACAATATCTGGATCGCCATAGGCCTGTCCATCGGCGCCTTTTTGAACTGGCAGTTCGTGGCCAAGCGGCTCCGGCAGTATACGGAAGTGGCCAACGACTCCATTACCCTCCCGGACTACCTGGAAAATCGGTTCAACGACACCTCCCGGGTCCTGCGGGTTATCTCCGCCGTGGTCATTCTCGTCTTCTTCACCATTTATGTTTCTTCCGGCCTGGTCGGCGGGGCTATTCTGTTTGAAAGCACCTTTGGTCTGGATTATCAGGTGGCCCTGTGGGTCGGATCGCTGATAATCGTCTCCTACACCTTTCTGGGCGGCTTCATGGCTGTGAGCTGGACGGATTTTATCCAGGGGACCCTCATGTTTCTGGCCCTGTTGATTGTGCCCATGATCGTCATTCACAACATGGGCAGCTGGGGAGATGTCGTGGCCAAGGCCGGAAAAATCGACCCTGAATACCTGGATGCCTTCTCCGGGATGACCCTGTTGTCCATCATATCCCTCATGGCCTGGGGGCTGGGCTATTTCGGGCAGCCGCACATCCTGGCCAGATTCATGGCCATCCGCTATGCCAAGGATACGCCCAAGGCCCAGATGGTGGGCATGACCTGGATGGTTTTCGGGCTCTTCGGGGCCATCTTCACCGGCTTCGCCGGCATCGCCTACTTTGCCAACTCCCCCCTGGACAACTCGGAAACAGTCTTTATCTCCCTGGTCCAGCTCCTGTTCAATCCCTGGATCGGCGGAATACTCCTGGCCGCCATCCTCTCGGCCATCATGAGCACGGTCGACTCCCAGCTCTTGGTCTGCTCCAGCGCCATTGCCGAGGACTTCTACAAACAGATCCTGCGCAAAGAGGCCAAGCGCCAGGAGCTGGTCTGGATCGGCAGATTTTCAGTCATCATTCTGGCCTTGATAGCCACTTCCCTGGCAGCCAACCCGGAGAGCAAGGTCCTGGATCTTGTGGCCTACGCCTGGGGCGGCTTTGGAGCCTCCTTCGGCCCCATTGTCCTTTTATCCCTGTTCTGGAGGCGCTTGACCCGAAACGGGGCCCTGGCCGGAATCGTCCTCGGGGCTGTCACGGTCATCGTCTGGAAGAACCTGTCCGGCGGCTTCTTCGATCTCTACGAGATACTGCCCGGATTCATCCTCTGCGCCCTGGCCGCAATCGTGACCAGCCTGGTGGACAAAAAGCCCTCGACTGAAATCCAGGCCCAGTTCGACTCCATCGGGAAATAAACACCGGCAGGCCCGGGACTCTCCCCCGGTCCCGGGCCTGCTCTTCCCTTTTTTTGA containing:
- the putP gene encoding sodium/proline symporter PutP, which produces MDAPTFTAFIVYLAVLMSIGIFFYLRTRNLSDYILGGRGLNPWVAALSAGASDMSGWLLLGLPGAMYAGGMNNIWIAIGLSIGAFLNWQFVAKRLRQYTEVANDSITLPDYLENRFNDTSRVLRVISAVVILVFFTIYVSSGLVGGAILFESTFGLDYQVALWVGSLIIVSYTFLGGFMAVSWTDFIQGTLMFLALLIVPMIVIHNMGSWGDVVAKAGKIDPEYLDAFSGMTLLSIISLMAWGLGYFGQPHILARFMAIRYAKDTPKAQMVGMTWMVFGLFGAIFTGFAGIAYFANSPLDNSETVFISLVQLLFNPWIGGILLAAILSAIMSTVDSQLLVCSSAIAEDFYKQILRKEAKRQELVWIGRFSVIILALIATSLAANPESKVLDLVAYAWGGFGASFGPIVLLSLFWRRLTRNGALAGIVLGAVTVIVWKNLSGGFFDLYEILPGFILCALAAIVTSLVDKKPSTEIQAQFDSIGK